A DNA window from Mastacembelus armatus chromosome 11, fMasArm1.2, whole genome shotgun sequence contains the following coding sequences:
- the med10 gene encoding mediator of RNA polymerase II transcription subunit 10 has protein sequence MAEKFDNLEEHLEKFIENIRQLGIIVSDFQPSSQAVLNQKLNFMISGLQDIEKCRQQLHEINVPLEVFEYIDQGRNPQLYTKECLERALARNEQVKGKIDTMMKFKSLLISELSKVFPEEMAKYKAIHGEDAPS, from the exons ATGGCGGAGAAGTTTGATAACCTGGAGGAGCATCTGGAGAAATTTATCGAGAATATTCGGCAGTTGGGAATCATCGTCAGCGACTTCCAGCCGAGCAGTCAAGCTGTGCTCAACCAGAAACT AAACTTTATGATATCCGGTCTGCAAGACATCGAGAAGTGCCGTCAACAGCTTCATGAGATCAACGTGCCGCTGGAGGTGTTTGA ATACATTGACCAAGGTCGAAACCCCCAGCTGTACACTAAGGAATGTCTGGAGCGAGCCTTGGCGAGGAACGAGCAGGTCAAAGGAAAGATTGACACTATGATG AAATTCAAAAGCCTTCTCATCTCAGAGCTCAGCAAAGTTTTTCCAGAGGAGATGGCTAAGTACAAGGCTATACATGGAGAAGATGCCCCCTCCTAG